In Elephas maximus indicus isolate mEleMax1 chromosome 7, mEleMax1 primary haplotype, whole genome shotgun sequence, the following proteins share a genomic window:
- the LOC126080744 gene encoding olfactory receptor 1013-like → MEEKNFTKVREFILLGFTADSRLQRVLFFIFLIIYVISLLGNITLISLICAADSQIHTPMYFFIGNFSFLDLWYSTVYTPKILVTCISEDKSISFAGYLAQFFFSAGLAYSECYLLAAMAYDCYVAISNPLLYSQAMSPRLCTSLVAASYLGGFINSTVITSETFTLNFCGNNIIDDFFCDLPPLVKLACDVKDSYQAVLYFILATNVITPTVLILASYLFIIASVLKICTTQGRLKAFSTCGSHLTAVTLYYGSILFIYSRPSTSYALERDKVVSVFYTVVIPMLNPLIYSLRNKDVKDALKKTLDRAKFS, encoded by the coding sequence ATGGAAGAGAAAAATTTCACTAAAGTGAGGGAGTTCATACTTTTAGGGTTCACAGCTGACTCAAGGTTACAGAGGGTACTCTTTTTCATCTTCCTCATCATTTATGTCATCAGTCTCTTAGGGAACATCACCCTGATTTCTCTGATCTGTGCTGCTGATTCACAGatccacacacccatgtatttcTTCATTGGGAACTTCTCATTCCTGGATCTCTGGTATTCCACTGTCTACACCCCGAAGATCCTAGTGACCTGCATCTCTGAGGACAAAAGCATCTCCTTTGCTGGCTACCTGGCTCAGTTCTTCTTCTCTGCTGGACTGGCATATAGTGAGTGCTACCTGTTAGCTGCCATGGCTTATgactgctatgtggccatctCCAATCCCCTGCTTTACTCCCAAGCTATGTCCCCAAGGTTATGTACCAGTCTTGTTGCAGCTTCATACCTTGGTGGCTTTATTAACTCAACAGTCATCACTAGTGAAACATTTACTCTGAACTTCTGTGGCAACAATATCATTGAtgatttcttctgtgatcttcccCCACTTGTAAAGTTGGCATGTGATGTGAAGGACAGTTACCAGGCTGTATTATACTTCATACTTGCCACCAATGTCATTACTCCCACTGTACTCATTCTTGCCTCCTACCTCTTCATCATTGCCTCCGTCTTGAAGATTTGTACCACGCAAGGCCGCCTCAAGGCCTTCTCCACTTGTGGCTCTCACCTGACAGCAGTCACCTTGTACTACGGCTCCATTCTCTTCATTTACTCCAGGCCAAGCACTAGCTATGCCCTGGAACGAGATAAAGTGGTGTCAGTGTTCTATACCGTGGTGATTCCAATGTTGAACCCCTTGATCTATAGCTTAAGAAATAAAGATGTCAAAGATGCCCTGAAGAAAACGTTAGACAGAGCAAAGTTTTCCTAA